In Halopseudomonas xinjiangensis, a single genomic region encodes these proteins:
- a CDS encoding adenosylmethionine--8-amino-7-oxononanoate transaminase, whose amino-acid sequence MGLNNQWMQRDISVLWHPCTQMKDHEHMPVIPVQRGEGVWLHDFEGNRYLDAVSSWWVNILGHANPYINERIKQQLDTLEHVILAGFTHPAVVELSERLVAMTPAPLTRCFYADNGSSCIEVALKMSFHYWLNKGQPKKKRFITLSNSYHGETLAALAVGDVALYKSTYAPLLMDVITVPSPDCYERDAGATWEEHSRLMFEHMERALAENHEEVAAVIVEPLIQCAAGMRMYHPVYLKLLREACDRYGVHLIHDEIAVGFGRTGTLFACEQADIAPDFLCLSKALTGGYLPMAVCLTTDTVYEAFYDDYETMRAFLHSHSYTGNPLACAAALATLELLEQNNVIEANKVLSAHMAKATAHFVDHPHVAEVRQTGMVLAIEMVKDKDSKTPYPWQERRGIRVYQHGLKNEALLRPLGSVVYFMPPYVITPDQIDHLAAVAWEGIQLATRD is encoded by the coding sequence ATGGGCTTGAACAACCAGTGGATGCAGCGCGACATCTCAGTCCTGTGGCATCCCTGCACCCAGATGAAGGATCACGAGCACATGCCGGTCATCCCCGTTCAGCGGGGAGAAGGCGTATGGCTTCACGACTTCGAAGGTAACCGCTATCTGGACGCGGTCAGCTCCTGGTGGGTCAACATCCTCGGGCACGCCAACCCCTATATCAACGAGCGTATCAAGCAACAGCTCGACACTCTTGAACACGTAATCCTCGCCGGTTTCACCCACCCCGCCGTGGTCGAGCTGTCTGAGCGTCTGGTCGCCATGACGCCAGCGCCGCTGACGCGCTGCTTCTATGCCGACAATGGCTCGTCCTGTATCGAAGTCGCGTTGAAGATGAGCTTTCATTATTGGCTGAACAAGGGTCAGCCGAAGAAGAAGCGATTCATCACACTCTCCAACAGCTACCACGGCGAAACGCTCGCCGCACTGGCCGTTGGCGACGTTGCGCTATACAAGTCGACCTATGCACCGCTGCTCATGGACGTGATCACCGTGCCGTCGCCCGATTGCTACGAGCGTGACGCCGGGGCAACCTGGGAAGAACACAGCCGACTGATGTTCGAGCACATGGAACGGGCGCTGGCGGAAAACCACGAAGAAGTCGCCGCGGTTATCGTTGAGCCGTTGATTCAATGCGCGGCCGGAATGCGGATGTACCACCCGGTTTACCTGAAACTGCTGCGCGAAGCCTGCGACCGCTACGGCGTGCATCTGATACATGATGAAATTGCCGTCGGCTTCGGGCGTACCGGAACGCTGTTCGCCTGCGAGCAGGCAGACATTGCGCCGGATTTCCTCTGTCTATCCAAGGCCTTGACCGGAGGTTATCTGCCGATGGCGGTGTGCCTGACCACCGACACCGTGTACGAGGCCTTTTACGACGACTACGAAACCATGCGAGCCTTCCTGCATTCGCATAGTTATACCGGCAACCCTCTGGCCTGCGCTGCGGCGCTCGCCACGCTCGAACTGCTCGAGCAGAACAACGTGATCGAGGCCAACAAGGTCCTGTCCGCGCATATGGCCAAAGCCACCGCACATTTCGTCGACCATCCACACGTGGCCGAAGTACGGCAGACCGGAATGGTGTTGGCCATCGAAATGGTCAAGGACAAGGACAGCAAAACGCCCTACCCCTGGCAGGAGCGCCGCGGTATTCGCGTCTATCAGCACGGCCTGAAGAACGAAGCGTTGCTGCGCCCGTTGGGCAGTGTGGTGTATTTCATGCCGCCGTATGTGATCACGCCGGACCAGATCGACCATCTGGCCGCGGTCGCCTGGGAAGGGATTCAACTGGCTACGCGGGACTGA
- a CDS encoding 16S rRNA (uracil(1498)-N(3))-methyltransferase, with the protein MRVSRFYLDAPLSEGEHLLEGDLAHYVGRVLRLSPGASVQIFNGSGQEWPGQVLQVGKREVQVSLKPAVPGLAESSLKVHLGQALSRGERMDWAIQKAVELGVSEITPLFTERCEVKLQGERADKRQSHWQQIAISACEQCGRSVVPPVHPPQPLDAWQGSLDADLRLVLHHRTDQDLTQVSSPRKLAVLIGPEGGLSEEEIERSIAQGFVAARFGPRVLRTETAPIVALSIAQHLWGDL; encoded by the coding sequence ATGCGCGTGTCGCGGTTCTATCTTGATGCGCCCCTGAGCGAGGGCGAACACCTGCTCGAAGGCGACCTGGCCCATTATGTCGGCCGGGTGCTTCGCCTCAGCCCGGGCGCTTCGGTACAAATTTTCAACGGCAGTGGCCAGGAGTGGCCAGGACAGGTCCTTCAGGTGGGCAAGCGCGAGGTACAGGTGTCGCTGAAACCGGCGGTACCGGGACTTGCCGAGTCTTCGCTGAAGGTCCACCTGGGACAGGCGTTATCGCGCGGCGAGAGGATGGACTGGGCCATTCAGAAGGCGGTCGAGCTGGGGGTGAGCGAGATCACTCCGCTGTTTACCGAGCGCTGCGAAGTGAAACTGCAGGGCGAGCGCGCCGACAAGCGTCAAAGCCACTGGCAGCAGATCGCGATCAGCGCTTGCGAACAGTGCGGGCGCAGCGTGGTGCCCCCCGTGCATCCTCCGCAACCTCTCGACGCCTGGCAGGGCTCGCTTGATGCCGACCTGAGACTGGTTTTGCATCACCGCACCGATCAAGACCTCACGCAGGTAAGCTCGCCCCGAAAACTGGCGGTGCTGATCGGGCCGGAAGGCGGCCTGTCCGAGGAAGAAATCGAGCGTTCGATCGCACAGGGCTTCGTCGCTGCGCGCTTCGGACCGCGCGTTCTGCGCACCGAAACCGCTCCGATCGTGGCTTTGAGCATTGCCCAGCATCTGTGGGGCGACTTGTAA
- a CDS encoding sulfite exporter TauE/SafE family protein, with protein sequence MDLMQAALIAIGGFAAGAMNALAGGGTFFSFPTLLAVGIAPVTANATNAVALWPASVSAALALRPELRRLSLRHYLVPLMAAAAIGGLVGGVLLLLTSNQLFYRLVPWLLLLATLLFTFSPWLGRQVARLDSGQGRREHLTVTGFFAQLAVSLYGGFFGAGMGIMMIASLAISGHTQIVRINAIKSLMSSVIYSVAALTFIIAGAVHWPALGIMLLGTVSGGYCGGLIARWLPNVWLRRVVTAIAWGLTLYYFHDVYA encoded by the coding sequence ATGGACTTGATGCAGGCTGCGCTGATCGCCATTGGCGGCTTTGCTGCTGGCGCGATGAATGCGCTGGCCGGCGGCGGCACCTTTTTCTCATTCCCGACGTTGCTGGCGGTCGGCATCGCGCCCGTGACAGCCAATGCCACCAACGCCGTTGCGCTCTGGCCGGCGAGTGTCTCGGCAGCGCTGGCGCTGCGTCCGGAGCTGCGGCGGTTGTCGCTGCGTCACTATCTCGTACCACTGATGGCAGCGGCAGCCATCGGCGGGCTGGTCGGTGGCGTACTGCTTCTACTGACCAGTAACCAGCTGTTCTACCGGCTGGTGCCGTGGCTGCTGCTCCTGGCAACCCTGCTGTTCACGTTCAGTCCCTGGCTGGGCAGACAAGTGGCCAGACTCGATTCCGGCCAGGGTCGGCGCGAGCATCTCACTGTCACCGGCTTCTTTGCGCAACTGGCGGTATCGCTCTACGGGGGCTTCTTCGGCGCAGGAATGGGCATCATGATGATTGCCAGTCTGGCGATTTCCGGGCATACCCAGATCGTCCGCATCAATGCGATCAAGAGCCTGATGTCCTCGGTCATCTACAGTGTCGCGGCGCTGACCTTCATCATTGCCGGCGCGGTACACTGGCCGGCGCTTGGCATCATGTTGCTGGGCACGGTCAGCGGTGGTTACTGTGGCGGACTCATCGCCCGCTGGCTGCCCAATGTCTGGCTGCGACGCGTGGTGACCGCTATCGCCTGGGGACTGACCCTTTATTATTTCCACGACGTATACGCTTGA
- a CDS encoding exodeoxyribonuclease VII small subunit has translation MARKKPVDFEQSLSELQALVERLESGDLSLEQSLTAFEQGVALTRDCQQALTLAEQKVQQLIEQNGALTTTPFDGDAE, from the coding sequence ATGGCCCGGAAGAAACCAGTGGATTTCGAACAGTCGTTGAGCGAGCTCCAGGCGCTGGTCGAGCGACTGGAAAGCGGCGACCTGAGCCTTGAGCAATCGCTGACCGCATTCGAGCAGGGCGTGGCCCTCACCCGGGACTGCCAGCAGGCGCTCACACTGGCTGAACAGAAGGTGCAGCAACTGATCGAGCAGAACGGTGCGCTGACCACGACGCCCTTCGACGGCGATGCCGAATGA
- the ispA gene encoding (2E,6E)-farnesyl diphosphate synthase: protein MSGFVGYLQQCQQRINLELTQRLHNQHPRLERLYDAMRYSVTMGGKRVRPLLAYASCEALGGSAEQADTAAAAVELIHAYSLIHDDLPAMDDDDLRRGQPTCHRAYDEATAILAGDGLQALAFDWLAQESRYAAETRLEMIRTLAGAAGPQGMVGGQAIDLAAVGHKLDLATLEDMHLHKTGALISAAVQLGALASQYATDDQLQTLRRYARAIGLAFQVQDDILDVQSDTATLGKQQGADIARDKPTYPALLGLEQAQSLALHLRDEALAAIECFGPDAARLRELADYIVQRRF, encoded by the coding sequence ATGAGCGGATTTGTCGGCTACTTGCAGCAATGCCAGCAGCGCATCAATCTCGAGCTGACCCAACGCCTGCACAATCAGCATCCCCGCCTTGAGCGCCTGTACGACGCGATGCGCTACAGCGTCACCATGGGTGGCAAGCGCGTCCGCCCATTGCTCGCATACGCCAGTTGCGAAGCGCTTGGCGGTTCTGCCGAACAGGCCGACACCGCCGCCGCTGCGGTTGAGCTGATCCACGCCTATTCCCTGATCCATGACGACCTGCCCGCTATGGACGATGACGATCTGCGTCGCGGTCAGCCGACCTGTCACAGAGCCTACGACGAGGCGACCGCGATTCTTGCCGGCGATGGCCTGCAGGCGCTGGCGTTCGACTGGCTTGCACAGGAGTCGCGCTATGCCGCGGAGACCCGTCTGGAGATGATCCGCACGCTTGCCGGAGCCGCCGGGCCGCAGGGCATGGTCGGCGGCCAAGCGATTGATCTCGCCGCCGTCGGACACAAGCTCGATCTGGCAACACTGGAAGACATGCACCTACACAAAACGGGCGCGCTGATCAGCGCAGCAGTGCAACTGGGAGCACTGGCCAGCCAATACGCCACCGATGACCAGCTGCAAACCCTGCGCCGCTACGCTCGCGCCATCGGCCTGGCATTTCAGGTCCAGGATGACATCCTCGATGTGCAAAGCGACACCGCCACGCTGGGCAAACAGCAAGGCGCAGACATCGCCCGCGACAAACCGACCTATCCTGCCCTGCTCGGCCTCGAACAGGCGCAATCCCTGGCACTGCATTTGCGTGACGAAGCACTCGCTGCGATCGAGTGTTTCGGCCCTGATGCTGCTCGCTTGCGTGAACTTGCCGACTATATTGTGCAGAGACGCTTCTGA
- the dxs gene encoding 1-deoxy-D-xylulose-5-phosphate synthase, producing MPSTFHDIPRERPSTPLLDSIDDTATLRRLDEASLLVLADELRAFLLWSVGQTGGHFGAGLGVIELTVALHYVYNTPADRLVWDVGHQAYPHKILTGRREQMKTLRQKDGLAAFPRRSESPYDTFGVGHSSTSISAAMGMAVAARLRGLDQRTVAVIGDGALTAGMAFEALNHASDVEPDMLVVLNDNDMSISRNVGGLSNYLAKILSSRTYSHMREGSKKVLSKIPQAWELARRTEEHAKGMLVPGTMFEELGWNYIGPIDGHDLPTLITTLANMRKLKGPQLLHVITQKGRGFSPAEADPIGYHAITKLEPKPVAATSTSASKPKFSNVFGQWLCDMAAHDKRLVGITPAMKEGSDLIAFSERFPDRYFDVAIAEQHAVTLAAGMACEGMKPVVAIYSTFLQRAYDQLVHDVAVQNLDVLFAIDRAGLVGEDGPTHAGSFDLSYLRCLPNMVIMAPADENETRQMLSTGFLFSGPAAVRYPRGTGPGVAIDPALESLPIGKGVITRQGRSVAILCFGTLHANALTAAASLDATVANMRFVKPLDTDLVRQLAEQHDLLVTVEENAVMGGAGSAVNEWLLAEGISKPVLNLGLPDVYVEHAKPSEMLVECGLDAAGIERSIRTRLASIGKPAIKQA from the coding sequence ATGCCGAGTACCTTTCACGACATACCGCGCGAGCGTCCCAGCACACCGCTTCTGGACAGCATCGACGACACCGCCACGCTGCGCCGGCTGGATGAAGCCAGCCTGCTCGTGCTCGCTGATGAGTTGCGCGCGTTTCTCCTGTGGAGCGTAGGCCAGACCGGCGGTCATTTCGGTGCCGGGCTCGGCGTGATCGAACTCACCGTTGCCTTGCATTACGTCTATAACACGCCGGCCGATCGCCTGGTCTGGGATGTCGGTCATCAGGCCTACCCGCACAAGATCCTTACAGGTCGTCGCGAACAGATGAAAACGCTGCGCCAGAAGGATGGCCTGGCTGCCTTTCCCCGCCGCAGCGAGAGCCCCTATGACACTTTCGGTGTCGGACACTCGAGTACTTCGATCAGCGCCGCGATGGGCATGGCGGTTGCGGCGCGCCTACGCGGCCTCGATCAGCGCACCGTTGCCGTGATCGGTGACGGAGCGCTGACGGCGGGGATGGCATTCGAAGCCCTCAACCACGCATCGGACGTTGAACCGGACATGCTGGTGGTGCTCAACGACAACGACATGTCCATCTCGCGCAATGTCGGCGGCCTCTCCAACTATCTGGCAAAGATCCTTTCCAGCCGCACCTACTCGCATATGCGCGAGGGCAGCAAAAAGGTACTTTCGAAGATTCCGCAGGCGTGGGAACTGGCGAGGCGCACCGAGGAGCATGCCAAAGGCATGCTGGTGCCAGGCACCATGTTCGAGGAGCTTGGCTGGAACTACATCGGGCCGATCGACGGACACGATCTGCCGACTCTGATTACCACGCTGGCGAATATGCGCAAGCTCAAAGGGCCGCAGCTTCTTCACGTCATCACGCAGAAAGGCCGGGGATTTTCGCCAGCCGAGGCCGATCCGATCGGCTATCACGCCATCACCAAGCTCGAGCCCAAGCCGGTCGCAGCGACCTCCACCAGCGCCAGCAAGCCGAAGTTTTCGAATGTCTTCGGCCAATGGCTGTGCGACATGGCCGCGCATGACAAGCGCCTCGTCGGCATCACCCCGGCGATGAAAGAAGGCTCCGACCTGATCGCTTTCAGCGAGCGTTTTCCTGATCGCTACTTCGACGTCGCAATCGCCGAACAGCATGCGGTGACGTTGGCCGCGGGTATGGCCTGCGAAGGCATGAAGCCGGTAGTGGCGATTTACTCGACCTTCCTGCAGCGTGCATACGATCAACTGGTGCACGACGTCGCCGTGCAGAATCTCGATGTGCTGTTCGCCATCGATCGCGCGGGCCTGGTGGGTGAAGACGGTCCGACTCATGCCGGCAGCTTCGACCTTTCCTACCTTCGGTGTCTGCCAAACATGGTCATCATGGCCCCGGCGGACGAGAACGAAACGCGACAAATGCTCAGCACCGGCTTTCTGTTCTCAGGTCCCGCGGCCGTTCGCTACCCGCGAGGCACCGGTCCGGGCGTGGCGATCGATCCGGCGCTGGAGTCCTTGCCGATTGGGAAGGGCGTGATTACCCGTCAGGGTAGGTCGGTAGCGATACTCTGCTTTGGCACCCTCCATGCCAACGCCTTGACCGCAGCGGCCTCGCTGGATGCTACAGTCGCCAATATGCGTTTCGTCAAACCCCTGGATACCGATCTGGTGCGCCAGCTCGCCGAGCAACACGATCTGCTGGTGACGGTAGAAGAAAACGCGGTCATGGGCGGCGCTGGGAGCGCGGTCAACGAATGGTTGCTCGCCGAAGGCATCAGCAAGCCCGTGCTGAACCTCGGCCTGCCGGACGTCTACGTCGAACACGCCAAACCGTCCGAAATGCTGGTTGAGTGCGGCCTCGACGCGGCCGGTATCGAGCGCTCCATCCGCACACGTCTCGCATCGATCGGCAAGCCAGCCATCAAGCAGGCTTGA
- a CDS encoding TonB-dependent receptor domain-containing protein, with translation MNKPLIFIPALLSSSLAVAADSIALSDTIVTASRQPQPASSSTAASSIFTRADIERLQPYSVADLLRRVPGASITSNGGLGSLTTLSLRGTSATQSLVLIDGQRIGSASAGQPSLEFINVENIDRIEVIRGPRSAIYGSDAIGGVVQIFTRQGEPGLRPRVKLGIGSNQTYTRSLALSGGDERTTVDIGGTLNETAGIDRTRHNAGGDEDRDGYRNEAYNLSVRHWITDTLDVGLRLNEQSGNTEYDLFGNPEDDFRLSTVSTHLQWQANRVWTARLEAGHVEDKRDSLYDFASYTYNTYRDSASWLNTLKLSDAHQLQTGLDWYEDRLRSNSEFTRTERYNRAAFAQYRFSGERISAELGWRHDDSEQFGHANTRNAALIVPLANGQQLVASYGEGFRAPTFNDLYTAYGANPLLDPEWSKSYELQWRGEVDETSLQVAAFRTDIEDMILLDPFYVAQNISQARIHGLELSATRDVLGWQTTASAAWLDPRERGTGRQLPRRAKRTLSLDADRQFGNIGVGFTIIANSQRYNDRANQQELSGFGTLEARASWRMLPSLRWDLAISNLLERDYRLANYSYAGRTYAYQEEQLNARLSMTWTPTL, from the coding sequence ATGAACAAGCCCCTGATTTTCATTCCCGCACTGCTGAGCTCGAGCCTGGCTGTAGCGGCCGACTCGATCGCCCTGAGCGACACCATCGTTACTGCATCGCGGCAGCCGCAGCCCGCCAGTAGCAGTACCGCAGCCAGTAGCATTTTCACCCGTGCCGACATTGAGCGCCTGCAGCCCTACAGCGTAGCCGACCTGTTGCGCCGCGTTCCGGGTGCTTCAATCACCAGCAATGGCGGACTTGGCAGCCTGACGACGCTTTCGCTACGCGGGACCAGCGCTACGCAAAGCCTGGTTCTGATCGACGGTCAACGCATTGGCAGCGCCTCGGCCGGGCAGCCCAGCCTGGAATTTATCAACGTCGAGAACATCGATCGAATCGAGGTCATACGCGGTCCACGCTCCGCCATATACGGTTCGGATGCCATTGGTGGGGTCGTGCAGATTTTCACGCGCCAAGGCGAGCCCGGGCTCAGACCACGCGTGAAGCTCGGTATTGGCAGCAACCAGACCTACACTCGCAGCCTGGCGCTTTCCGGAGGCGACGAACGTACCACTGTCGACATCGGTGGGACCCTCAACGAGACTGCCGGCATCGACCGCACCCGGCACAATGCCGGCGGCGACGAAGACCGCGACGGTTATCGCAACGAAGCGTACAACCTCAGCGTAAGACATTGGATTACCGATACGTTGGATGTGGGTCTGCGGCTCAACGAGCAATCGGGCAATACCGAGTACGACCTGTTCGGCAACCCGGAAGACGACTTTCGCCTGAGCACTGTCTCGACCCACCTTCAATGGCAAGCCAACCGGGTCTGGACCGCAAGGTTGGAGGCAGGCCACGTCGAGGATAAGCGCGACAGCCTGTATGACTTTGCCAGCTATACCTACAACACCTACCGCGACTCCGCCAGCTGGTTGAATACGCTGAAGCTCAGCGACGCTCATCAACTGCAGACCGGGCTCGACTGGTATGAGGACCGGCTCCGCAGCAATTCGGAATTCACGCGGACCGAGCGCTACAACCGGGCAGCCTTCGCCCAGTACCGCTTCAGCGGAGAGCGCATCAGTGCCGAACTGGGCTGGCGGCACGACGATAGCGAACAATTCGGTCACGCCAACACTCGCAATGCGGCGTTGATCGTGCCACTCGCCAACGGTCAGCAGCTGGTCGCATCCTATGGCGAAGGCTTTCGCGCCCCGACATTCAACGACCTTTACACGGCGTACGGCGCCAACCCCCTCCTCGACCCGGAATGGTCGAAGAGCTACGAACTGCAGTGGCGCGGAGAGGTGGATGAAACCTCGCTGCAGGTGGCGGCATTTCGCACCGATATCGAGGATATGATTCTGCTGGACCCGTTCTACGTGGCGCAGAACATTTCCCAGGCTCGTATTCACGGACTCGAGCTGAGCGCGACCAGAGATGTACTGGGTTGGCAAACCACTGCGTCAGCCGCCTGGCTGGATCCACGTGAGCGCGGCACCGGCAGGCAACTGCCCCGCCGGGCCAAACGCACGTTGAGCCTCGACGCGGACCGCCAGTTCGGCAATATCGGCGTTGGGTTCACCATCATCGCCAACAGCCAGCGATACAACGACAGGGCCAATCAACAGGAGCTGTCAGGTTTCGGCACGCTGGAAGCCAGAGCAAGCTGGCGGATGCTGCCCTCCCTGCGCTGGGACCTGGCCATCAGCAATCTTCTGGAACGCGACTATCGACTGGCTAACTATTCCTACGCCGGGCGCACATACGCCTATCAGGAAGAACAGCTCAACGCCCGACTATCAATGACCTGGACGCCGACCCTGTAA
- a CDS encoding cobalamin-binding protein, translated as MRGWLLGAVLCLSLPTSAAERIVSLAPFLTDMVLLFEAEARLVGVLDDQSLPGELDGVQRVGAHQSLSLERIVTLRPDLVLGWTSGNSPELLTRLESLGIAVRRFDPQTLQAIDRMTLALGDLLGERERAQALSTAYRVQLSSSLRSSPGEGPDVFVQLWREPIFTVAGEQLLSDVLRHCGARNVFASLPGLAPQISVEAVLAAQPDVILALAEERSQAAGWLERWSAYPQLPAVRHDRLYALHSDALVRPTPAIARGVAELCGLLAAGRAHPAADQKR; from the coding sequence ATGCGTGGGTGGCTGCTGGGCGCTGTGCTGTGCCTCAGCCTGCCAACGTCCGCAGCCGAGCGCATCGTCAGCCTGGCGCCTTTTCTCACCGACATGGTGCTGCTTTTCGAGGCCGAAGCCAGGCTTGTCGGTGTGCTCGATGACCAATCCCTTCCCGGCGAACTGGACGGCGTGCAGCGTGTGGGTGCCCACCAGTCCCTGTCCCTTGAACGCATAGTCACGCTGCGTCCCGACCTGGTGCTGGGATGGACCTCAGGAAATTCCCCCGAACTGCTGACTCGTCTCGAGTCGCTCGGTATCGCAGTGCGGCGTTTCGATCCGCAGACGCTGCAGGCTATCGACCGCATGACTCTCGCTTTGGGCGACCTGCTCGGTGAGCGCGAGCGAGCTCAAGCGCTGAGCACAGCCTATCGAGTGCAGTTGTCCAGTTCGCTCAGAAGCTCGCCGGGCGAAGGGCCGGACGTGTTCGTACAGTTGTGGAGGGAACCGATCTTTACTGTGGCTGGTGAGCAGCTTCTGAGCGATGTGCTGAGACATTGCGGTGCGCGCAATGTGTTTGCGTCGTTACCCGGACTGGCACCGCAGATCAGTGTCGAGGCGGTGCTGGCGGCGCAGCCGGATGTGATCCTCGCGCTGGCGGAAGAGAGGAGCCAGGCGGCTGGTTGGCTGGAGCGGTGGTCCGCTTATCCGCAACTTCCGGCGGTGCGGCATGACAGGTTGTATGCGCTGCACAGCGACGCCTTGGTCAGGCCGACCCCTGCGATTGCTCGCGGGGTAGCAGAGCTGTGCGGCCTGCTCGCTGCGGGCAGAGCGCACCCTGCGGCTGACCAAAAGCGCTAG